A section of the Leptotrichia sp. HSP-342 genome encodes:
- a CDS encoding DEAD/DEAH box helicase, with product MITNKNEFGNFDYFNSEVKEKISNIIVLLKKKEIQYNIYYGYPIIDENDKKSYVKGIIILENKIILLYENQEEKEVYGSCLMNYLTLDNSLFKITRNYDKYVEEIDLFEFNEEYLNKVIKDKKIKFEIDEIRKINRAIQKAYNLSSDDDREVSSKDTLGYKLKERNTYIGNYDSTQFNMVESDIKTHQRIRGLAGSGKTILMLKKIARTHYMYPKLDLAFIFYTKSLKEDVIKKFKRFYKDYDRFNEPNMQKVKIYHAWGGKGNKGFYSEICELINCSPLTYGDLKNQTDPFDFACKELLMKLDENENNNFFDMIFIDEAQDFSLSFFKLCLKVLKKEVAEIKNRIKTGFLIYAYDELQSLREDVTIPTKNQIFGKNIECEDINLSISYRTPVEILVSAHAIGLGVYRKIENNEEISLVNFVDKKTLVDMGYINENGEINEGEKVKLKRIEEKKGIEIDKPLSFETENDEYTAVVENILELLENQDVKTQDIMIIDLDQHYLQRDYEEFSKIFYEKISEKEKLKNISLNLVDKNNPNRVKIENCITYTTIYRAKGNEANLVFVLNCDSISLSSRNSVARNKIFTAMTRAKWKVWLYGKEMNEYSYEIEKVKESDYKLEFIYPTKEQRKKIKQLGDKEEKDKSNVEEIAKIINSSGLDKSTIELLLKKTLEKMK from the coding sequence ATGATTACTAATAAAAATGAATTTGGAAATTTTGATTACTTTAATAGTGAAGTAAAAGAAAAAATATCAAACATTATAGTATTGTTGAAAAAAAAAGAAATACAGTATAATATTTATTATGGATATCCAATTATAGATGAGAATGATAAAAAATCATATGTAAAAGGAATAATAATATTAGAAAATAAAATAATATTACTTTATGAGAATCAAGAAGAAAAAGAAGTATATGGTTCATGTCTAATGAATTATTTAACATTAGACAATTCTTTATTTAAAATTACTAGAAATTATGATAAATATGTAGAGGAGATTGACTTGTTTGAGTTTAATGAAGAGTATTTAAATAAAGTGATAAAAGATAAAAAAATAAAATTTGAAATTGATGAAATAAGGAAAATAAATAGAGCAATTCAAAAAGCGTATAATTTAAGTAGTGATGATGATAGAGAAGTAAGTTCGAAAGATACATTAGGATATAAATTAAAGGAAAGAAATACATATATAGGAAATTATGATTCAACACAGTTTAATATGGTAGAATCAGATATAAAAACTCATCAAAGAATTAGAGGATTAGCAGGAAGTGGAAAAACAATATTAATGTTAAAAAAAATAGCACGAACACATTATATGTACCCTAAGTTAGATTTAGCATTTATATTTTATACAAAGTCTTTAAAAGAAGATGTAATAAAAAAATTCAAAAGATTTTATAAAGATTATGATAGATTTAATGAACCTAATATGCAAAAAGTTAAGATTTATCATGCTTGGGGTGGAAAAGGAAATAAAGGATTTTATTCAGAAATATGTGAATTAATAAATTGTTCTCCATTGACATATGGAGATTTAAAGAATCAAACAGATCCTTTTGATTTTGCATGTAAAGAATTATTGATGAAATTAGATGAAAATGAAAACAATAATTTTTTTGATATGATATTTATTGATGAAGCACAAGATTTTAGTTTATCTTTTTTTAAATTATGTCTTAAAGTTTTAAAAAAAGAAGTAGCTGAGATAAAAAATAGAATAAAAACTGGATTCTTAATTTATGCGTATGATGAACTACAATCATTGAGAGAAGATGTTACAATACCAACAAAAAATCAAATATTTGGAAAAAATATAGAATGTGAGGATATAAATTTATCAATATCTTATAGGACTCCTGTAGAAATATTAGTGTCTGCACATGCTATTGGACTTGGAGTGTATAGAAAAATAGAAAATAATGAAGAAATTTCACTTGTAAATTTTGTAGATAAAAAAACTCTTGTAGACATGGGATATATTAATGAAAATGGTGAAATTAATGAAGGAGAAAAAGTAAAATTAAAAAGAATAGAAGAAAAAAAAGGAATAGAGATAGATAAACCACTATCTTTTGAAACTGAAAATGATGAGTATACTGCAGTAGTTGAGAATATATTAGAATTACTTGAAAATCAAGATGTGAAAACACAAGATATAATGATAATTGATTTAGATCAACATTATCTTCAGCGTGACTATGAAGAATTTTCTAAAATATTCTATGAAAAAATTAGTGAAAAAGAGAAGTTAAAAAATATTTCATTAAATTTAGTTGATAAGAATAATCCTAATCGTGTAAAGATAGAAAACTGTATAACTTATACAACAATTTATAGAGCAAAAGGAAATGAAGCTAATTTAGTATTTGTTTTGAATTGTGATAGTATTTCTTTGTCAAGTAGAAATAGTGTTGCGAGAAATAAAATTTTTACAGCTATGACAAGAGCCAAATGGAAAGTATGGCTGTATGGTAAAGAAATGAATGAATATTCATATGAAATAGAAAAAGTGAAGGAAAGTGATTATAAATTAGAATTCATATATCCAACAAAAGAACAAAGAAAAAAAATAAAACAACTTGGAGATAAAGAAGAAAAAGATAAAAGTAATGTAGAAGAAATAGCTAAAATAATAAATTCTAGTGGATTAGATAAGAGTACGATAGAATTATTATTGAAAAAGACTTTGGAGAAAATGAAATGA
- the aroB gene encoding 3-dehydroquinate synthase, translating into MEILNVGLGENSYDIVIGKNFFDKFPEYIEKIYNGKKLFVITDSNVDKIYRNQYKKMFKGFDYTIYVLEAGEKNKHIGIMPGIYSAMVNAGLTRKDMVVAFGGGVVGDIAGFAAASYMRGIGFIQIPTTIVSQVDSSVGGKVGVDLPEGKNLVGAFHQPKLVLIDNYFLNTLTDRYFYDGFAEIVKYGCIYDKKFFDRLVEIVEKVVVSQDDENYIKKLREHLMKYVNELVYRSCEIKKEVVEKDEKESNLRMILNFGHTIGHAIEQFTNYEKYSHGEAISAGMVDITKIGEEKGFTKKDESVKIEKLLRALNLPTEIEYPKDRISEIMKRDKKSTNDGINFVILKEIGEVEIIKIGEKEIFE; encoded by the coding sequence ATGGAAATATTGAATGTTGGATTAGGGGAAAATTCTTATGATATTGTAATTGGAAAGAATTTTTTTGATAAATTTCCTGAATATATTGAAAAGATTTATAATGGCAAAAAATTATTTGTGATTACTGATTCTAATGTAGATAAAATTTATAGGAATCAATATAAGAAGATGTTTAAAGGCTTTGATTATACAATTTATGTGCTGGAAGCAGGAGAAAAAAATAAGCATATTGGTATAATGCCAGGAATTTATTCTGCAATGGTAAATGCAGGGCTTACAAGAAAAGATATGGTTGTTGCATTTGGTGGCGGAGTTGTTGGAGATATTGCTGGATTTGCGGCAGCCAGTTATATGCGTGGGATTGGATTTATACAGATACCGACGACAATTGTTTCACAAGTTGACAGCAGTGTTGGAGGAAAAGTCGGTGTTGACTTGCCTGAGGGGAAAAATCTTGTTGGGGCGTTTCATCAGCCGAAACTTGTTTTAATTGACAATTATTTTTTGAATACATTGACAGACAGATATTTTTACGACGGATTTGCTGAAATTGTGAAATATGGATGTATTTATGATAAGAAGTTTTTTGACAGACTTGTGGAAATTGTGGAAAAAGTTGTGGTTTCGCAAGATGATGAAAATTATATAAAAAAATTGCGTGAACATTTGATGAAGTATGTGAATGAGCTTGTTTACCGTTCATGTGAGATAAAAAAGGAAGTTGTGGAAAAAGATGAGAAGGAAAGTAATTTGAGAATGATATTGAATTTTGGACATACTATCGGACATGCAATAGAGCAGTTTACAAATTATGAGAAATACTCCCATGGAGAAGCAATCTCTGCTGGAATGGTAGACATTACAAAAATTGGAGAGGAAAAAGGGTTTACAAAAAAGGATGAATCTGTAAAAATTGAGAAACTATTGAGGGCATTGAATTTACCGACTGAGATTGAATATCCGAAAGACAGGATTTCTGAAATTATGAAAAGGGATAAGAAAAGTACGAATGACGGAATTAATTTTGTAATTCTGAAGGAAATTGGGGAAGTCGAGATTATAAAGATTGGGGAAAAGGAGATTTTTGAGTAG
- a CDS encoding GNAT family N-acetyltransferase → MENNSEKKYLKKLIGDNIYLSPISVDDVEEYAEMVNDIKVSVGLGYLSYTNIIDFESEKEFLISVKKEKMFAVRLLENDELLGNIGFNSLDIINRNGALGVLIGNPKYQRKGYGTEALKLILDYGFSFLNLRNISLSVFEYNQPAYNLYKKVGFKEVGRLRKALEIMGKTYDVIIMDMLKEEFQSVYIKRELEKRYNLK, encoded by the coding sequence ATGGAAAATAATTCTGAGAAAAAGTATTTGAAAAAATTGATAGGAGATAACATTTATCTTTCTCCAATTTCTGTTGATGATGTTGAGGAATATGCTGAAATGGTTAATGATATAAAAGTTTCGGTTGGTTTGGGTTATCTTTCCTATACAAATATTATAGATTTTGAAAGTGAAAAGGAATTTTTAATTTCAGTAAAAAAAGAAAAAATGTTTGCTGTTAGACTACTTGAAAATGATGAGCTTTTGGGAAATATTGGATTTAATTCGTTAGATATTATAAACAGAAATGGTGCGTTGGGAGTTCTCATTGGAAATCCCAAATATCAGAGAAAAGGTTACGGAACTGAAGCTCTAAAGTTAATACTTGATTATGGTTTTTCATTTTTAAATCTGAGAAATATATCGCTAAGTGTATTTGAATATAATCAACCAGCTTACAATCTATACAAAAAAGTTGGTTTTAAGGAAGTTGGGCGATTGCGAAAAGCCTTAGAAATTATGGGAAAAACTTATGATGTGATTATAATGGATATGTTAAAAGAAGAATTTCAGTCGGTTTATATAAAAAGGGAACTTGAAAAAAGATATAATTTGAAATAA
- a CDS encoding prephenate dehydrogenase: MKKIENLIVTIVGLGVIGAAFAQSFKEIGIKTVYGIDIDEETIKKAEEKNIINKGFLETREPLEKSDFVVITLYPNLMKSFFVNNINYFRENAIITDVVGIKEKIIKDIDPIIEKSGRNIDFIFGHPMAGREKRGIDFADNRVFKDANYIIIKDEKNKKENLELLSEIVKCMGFKKVSFLTAQEHDEIIAFTSQLTHAIAVSLVNSDSEKYDTNRFIGDSYRDLTRIAKINEDLWAELFMGNKKNLLKMIQQFERELDIIKEALNSNDLGTLKEKFIISTKRREKID; encoded by the coding sequence TTGAAAAAAATAGAAAATTTAATAGTAACAATAGTTGGACTTGGAGTGATTGGAGCAGCTTTTGCACAGAGTTTTAAAGAGATTGGTATTAAAACTGTTTATGGGATTGATATTGATGAGGAAACGATAAAGAAGGCAGAAGAGAAAAATATTATAAATAAAGGTTTTTTGGAAACAAGAGAGCCTTTGGAAAAATCGGATTTTGTGGTAATTACTCTTTATCCGAATTTGATGAAGTCGTTTTTTGTAAATAATATTAATTATTTCAGGGAAAATGCGATAATTACTGATGTTGTTGGAATTAAAGAGAAAATTATTAAGGATATTGATCCAATTATTGAGAAGAGTGGAAGAAATATTGACTTTATTTTTGGACATCCTATGGCGGGACGTGAGAAACGTGGGATTGATTTTGCAGATAATAGGGTGTTTAAAGATGCAAATTATATAATTATTAAGGATGAAAAAAATAAAAAAGAAAATCTAGAATTGCTCTCAGAAATTGTGAAATGCATGGGCTTTAAGAAAGTCAGTTTTCTTACAGCACAGGAACACGATGAAATTATTGCGTTTACGAGCCAGCTTACCCACGCAATTGCAGTTTCGCTTGTAAACAGTGATAGTGAAAAGTACGATACAAATCGATTTATTGGGGATTCTTATCGGGATTTAACAAGGATTGCGAAAATAAACGAGGATTTGTGGGCAGAACTTTTTATGGGAAATAAAAAGAATCTTTTAAAAATGATACAGCAGTTTGAACGGGAACTAGATATAATAAAAGAAGCCTTAAACAGCAATGATTTAGGAACTTTAAAGGAAAAATTTATAATTTCAACAAAACGGCGGGAAAAAATTGATTAA
- a CDS encoding glycosyltransferase family 9 protein: MKKREKLKVEIGKELKLGTEQMTTREEMLELLKKYDKYILEYPEELSGYGNRSVVEEALGLYQLALNDLNRVTDMAPTLHRGWLNKGLVMLRLGRLKEGWQYYEWRRGMVIDNNDFPQKTAEIGLPYWSGEKTTENQKLFVYAEQGMGDNIQFFRFILEAKKKGEHLSVLNKVELDTLLRYNLEKNGIEIFENGAKLTGDIRYFVFSMSLPYCMKIDSLEKIPYTSKYLDTPPQFKEKWEKKLRYTKKKKIGIFWTSDSEHKKSRFRNVPFEKIKKLFPLDAKFHCLQKNISEEDRQAGEKVKNLYFWDTELEDFSDTAALIDQMDMIITVDTSIAHLAGALGKPTWIMLAYHPDFRWLLDREDSPWYDSVKLFRQNENYEWDSVIEKIKDELKKII; the protein is encoded by the coding sequence ATGAAAAAGAGAGAAAAGTTAAAAGTAGAAATTGGTAAGGAATTAAAATTAGGAACAGAACAGATGACAACAAGAGAAGAAATGCTAGAACTGTTAAAAAAATATGACAAGTATATACTGGAATATCCAGAAGAATTAAGTGGCTATGGAAATCGTTCGGTAGTTGAAGAAGCTCTAGGGTTGTATCAGTTGGCACTTAATGATTTAAATAGAGTTACTGATATGGCTCCAACTTTGCACAGAGGATGGCTAAATAAAGGATTAGTGATGCTTAGATTGGGCAGACTTAAGGAAGGATGGCAGTATTATGAATGGCGACGAGGAATGGTAATTGATAATAATGACTTTCCTCAAAAAACTGCAGAAATAGGATTGCCATACTGGAGCGGAGAAAAAACTACAGAAAATCAAAAGTTGTTTGTTTATGCAGAACAAGGAATGGGAGATAATATTCAATTTTTCAGATTTATTTTAGAAGCAAAGAAAAAAGGAGAACATCTTTCAGTTCTAAATAAAGTTGAATTGGATACATTACTACGATATAATCTAGAAAAAAATGGTATAGAAATATTTGAAAATGGTGCTAAATTAACAGGTGATATTAGATACTTTGTATTTTCAATGAGTTTACCATATTGCATGAAAATAGATAGTCTTGAAAAAATACCATATACTTCGAAATATTTAGATACACCACCTCAGTTTAAAGAAAAGTGGGAAAAAAAATTAAGATATACTAAGAAAAAGAAAATCGGAATATTTTGGACAAGTGATTCAGAACATAAAAAAAGTAGATTTAGAAATGTTCCATTCGAAAAAATAAAAAAATTATTTCCACTTGATGCAAAATTTCATTGTTTACAAAAAAACATATCAGAAGAAGATAGACAAGCTGGAGAGAAAGTTAAAAATTTATACTTCTGGGATACAGAATTAGAAGATTTTTCTGATACAGCAGCTCTAATTGATCAAATGGATATGATTATCACAGTGGATACATCAATTGCCCATCTTGCAGGTGCTTTAGGAAAACCTACATGGATTATGCTTGCTTATCATCCTGATTTCAGATGGTTATTAGATAGAGAAGACAGTCCATGGTATGATAGTGTCAAATTATTTAGACAAAATGAAAATTATGAATGGGATAGTGTAATTGAGAAAATAAAAGATGAATTAAAAAAAATTATTTAA
- the aroF gene encoding 3-deoxy-7-phosphoheptulonate synthase — MIIKVDGGISEKILEKLINRLETENNVSVKLIAGKEYSILGLVGDISTIDIKHIQSLDYVLDVQRVQEPYKRASRKFKPEDTIVKVGNVEIGGNSLVMMAGPCSVENEKQIIDTAKAVKAAGANILRGGVVKPRTSPYAFQGLGMEGIELMKKAKEETGLPIICEVMSIAQLHEFGPHLDMIQLGARNMQNFDLLKEVGKTNIPVLLKRGLSATIEEWLMSAEYILAGGNENVVLCERGIRTYETAYRNVLDLNAVPMIKKLTHLPIIVDSAHATGKYWMVKPLAMAGIAAGADGLMVEVHPEPDKALSDGPQSLKFEVFDDLMQDVEKIANVLRKSFK, encoded by the coding sequence ATGATTATTAAAGTAGATGGTGGAATAAGTGAAAAAATCTTGGAAAAATTGATAAATAGATTGGAAACGGAAAATAATGTAAGCGTTAAATTAATTGCTGGCAAAGAATATTCGATTTTAGGATTAGTTGGAGATATCAGCACAATCGATATAAAACATATCCAGTCGCTAGATTATGTGCTGGATGTGCAAAGAGTACAAGAGCCTTATAAGAGAGCAAGTAGAAAATTTAAACCAGAGGACACTATTGTAAAAGTGGGAAATGTAGAAATTGGGGGAAATAGTCTTGTGATGATGGCAGGACCTTGTTCTGTGGAAAATGAAAAACAAATTATTGATACAGCAAAAGCTGTAAAAGCTGCTGGAGCAAATATCTTAAGAGGTGGAGTTGTTAAACCTAGAACATCGCCTTATGCCTTCCAAGGATTAGGGATGGAAGGTATTGAATTGATGAAAAAAGCAAAAGAAGAAACAGGGCTTCCAATAATATGTGAAGTTATGTCAATCGCTCAATTGCACGAATTTGGTCCACATCTTGATATGATTCAGTTAGGTGCGAGAAATATGCAAAATTTTGATTTGCTGAAAGAAGTTGGGAAAACAAATATTCCAGTACTGTTAAAAAGAGGATTGAGTGCAACAATCGAAGAATGGTTAATGTCGGCAGAATACATTTTGGCCGGTGGAAATGAAAATGTAGTTCTTTGTGAAAGAGGAATCAGAACTTATGAAACAGCATACAGAAATGTATTAGACTTGAATGCAGTGCCGATGATTAAAAAATTGACACACTTGCCGATAATCGTAGATTCAGCTCACGCAACTGGAAAATATTGGATGGTAAAACCTCTTGCAATGGCAGGAATTGCTGCTGGAGCAGACGGACTTATGGTAGAAGTCCATCCTGAGCCAGACAAGGCATTGTCAGATGGGCCTCAATCATTGAAATTTGAAGTGTTTGATGATTTGATGCAGGATGTGGAGAAGATTGCAAATGTATTGAGAAAGAGTTTTAAATAA
- a CDS encoding putative heavy metal-binding protein — protein MVITTTNEIQDKKVVEYKGIVFGEVISGINMFKDMGASLRNIFGGRSKGYEDELLAARENALEEMKTRAANLGANAIIGVKMDYEVLGADNGMLMVTCSGTAVVVG, from the coding sequence ATGGTTATTACAACTACAAATGAAATTCAGGACAAGAAAGTTGTGGAATATAAAGGGATTGTCTTTGGAGAGGTTATTTCAGGAATTAATATGTTTAAGGATATGGGGGCAAGTTTGAGAAATATTTTTGGAGGAAGATCTAAAGGCTATGAAGATGAGCTTTTGGCGGCAAGAGAGAATGCTCTGGAGGAAATGAAAACTAGGGCTGCAAATCTTGGTGCAAATGCCATTATTGGTGTAAAAATGGATTACGAAGTATTAGGAGCAGATAATGGAATGCTTATGGTAACTTGCAGCGGAACAGCTGTAGTTGTAGGTTAA
- a CDS encoding DUF441 domain-containing protein produces MESFIFLGLIWLVGRVTHNKSIIYATNFVLILKCLFSITEIYKIKGINIENLMTRFRENGINWGVLVITIAILIPIATGEIGFSHLLNAFRSPVGWVAIISGITVSILSSKGVVLLSGQPEITVALVIGTIVGVVFFKGIAAGPVIASGITFCILKIIELFFKK; encoded by the coding sequence TTGGAAAGCTTTATTTTCTTAGGACTTATTTGGCTAGTTGGAAGAGTTACTCACAACAAGTCAATCATTTATGCTACAAATTTTGTGCTAATTTTAAAATGTTTATTCAGCATTACTGAAATTTATAAGATAAAAGGTATCAATATTGAAAACTTGATGACTAGATTTAGGGAAAATGGAATTAACTGGGGTGTCTTAGTAATTACAATTGCTATTTTAATTCCGATTGCCACAGGCGAAATTGGCTTTTCCCATTTATTAAATGCATTTAGGTCTCCGGTTGGATGGGTTGCGATTATTAGCGGGATTACAGTCTCCATATTATCTTCAAAAGGTGTAGTACTGCTTTCAGGACAGCCTGAAATTACAGTCGCCCTAGTAATTGGAACAATAGTGGGAGTTGTATTTTTCAAAGGAATTGCAGCAGGTCCCGTTATAGCCAGTGGAATTACCTTCTGTATTTTAAAAATTATTGAATTATTTTTTAAGAAATAA